From the Silurus meridionalis isolate SWU-2019-XX chromosome 5, ASM1480568v1, whole genome shotgun sequence genome, one window contains:
- the olfml1 gene encoding olfactomedin-like protein 3A, giving the protein MFLKLLAMLFLSLSVVRSQQSTQDAFMMEYFQRRIMEMEERLIQCDQNVQTVNQRMYDMAAEMRGQVQSVRALKTEIQGYVDSLATRVDRVERDIEYLQNKLPDTSSVEISDSLLDQQVKEAQSKGKAVIRQGKECNIKFSGVKSQKILKKAGDLIGSWLKDPTTGSSKIYFFSGSRNKTLLQFGSIKTFTETNSTNKPKVIQLPRPWQGTGHAVYDGFVYYHNADTRNEVLKVDLSNHTIVDRMILPNAGRLPVYGLTPYTFLDFAVDEMGLWVIHADPDFGGNLVITKLDSKSLSVEHTWDTTCKSYNAEGAFMICGTMYVIYNSHSGGRSNIQCLFDIHDSIWTEELPVIYFPKRYSSHSSMHYHPQDKQIYAWDEGFQTTYQLDVKKK; this is encoded by the exons GAACGTCTTATACAATGCGATCAGAACGTCCAGACGGTCAACCAGAGGATGTATGATATGGCCGCAGAGATGCGTGGTCAGGTTCAAAGTGTGAGAGCGCTGAAGACAGAGATTCAGGGCTATGTGGACAGCCTGGCTACACGGGTGGACAGAGTGGAAAGAGACATCGAGTACCTGCAAAATAAGCTCCCCGACACATCCAGTGTAGAGATCTCAGACTCTCTGCTGGATCAACAAGTTAAAGAAGCCCAAAGCAAAGGGAAAGCTGTAATCAGACAGGGAAAAG AGTGTAACATCAAATTCTCTGGCGTCAAATCGCAGAAAATCCTCAAGAAAGCAGGAGATTTAATAGGCTCATGGCTGAAAGACCCAACCACAGGCTCCTCTAAGATCTACTTCTTTAGTGGCTCGAGGAACAAAACACTGCTTCAGTTTGGTTCAATAAAGACCTTCACCGAGACCAATTCCACCAACAAGCCCAAGGTCATCCAGCTCCCTCGGCCATGGCAAGGAACAGGCCACGCAGTCTATGATGGTTTTGTCTACTATCACAATGCTGATACCCGAAATGAAGTGCTCAAGGTTGACCTTTCCAACCACACCATCGTTGACCGCATGATTCTGCCCAACGCTGGACGCCTCCCCGTTTATGGACTCACTCCTTACACCTTCCTGGATTTTGCTGTGGATGAGATGGGACTATGGGTCATCCATGCTGATCCGGACTTTGGAGGAAATCTTGTGATCACCAAGTTGGACTCCAAAAGTCTGTCGGTAGAGCACACATGGGATACGACCTGCAAGAGCTACAATGCAGAAGGTGCCTTCATGATCTGCGGCACCATGTATGTCATCTACAACTCACACTCTGGAGGCCGCTCCAACATCCAGTGCCTGTTCGATATCCATGACAGCATCTGGACTGAAGAATTGCCTGTGATATACTTCCCAAAGCGCTACTCCAGCCACTCGAGCATGCACTATCACCCGCAAGACAAGCAGATCTACGCCTGGGACGAAGGCTTCCAAACTACCTACCAGTTGGATGTGAAGAAGAAATAA